The Frondihabitans australicus genome includes a region encoding these proteins:
- the rsmH gene encoding 16S rRNA (cytosine(1402)-N(4))-methyltransferase RsmH has protein sequence MADDTTGSGSADETPRGADLHVPVLLERTLDLLAPALEKPGAVVVDATLGMGGHSEAMLTRFPELTLVGLDRDTDALRIAGARLEPFAPRVHLVHTEYAGVAAALDSLGIDEIDGILFDLGVSSLQLDQVDRGFSYSKDAPLDMRMDTTRGITAEQVVATYSESELRRIFTQYGEEKLAARYARAIVQQREAAPIIRSAQLVDILSDATPAALSRSGHPAKRVFQALRIEVNAELASLETALPDALDRIAVGGRIVVLAYQSLEDRLVKRELARRSTSTAPAGLPVELPEHRPEFRLLVRGAELASDDEKALNPRATPVRLRAAERIRRAA, from the coding sequence ATGGCAGACGACACCACCGGATCCGGCTCGGCCGACGAGACGCCTCGCGGCGCCGACCTCCACGTCCCCGTCCTCCTCGAGCGCACGCTCGACCTCCTCGCCCCGGCCCTCGAGAAGCCCGGCGCGGTGGTCGTCGACGCGACCCTCGGCATGGGCGGGCACTCCGAGGCGATGCTCACCCGGTTCCCCGAGCTCACCCTCGTGGGCCTCGACCGCGACACCGACGCGCTCCGCATCGCAGGAGCCCGACTCGAGCCGTTCGCACCGAGGGTCCACCTGGTCCACACCGAGTACGCCGGGGTCGCCGCCGCGCTGGACTCCCTCGGCATCGACGAGATCGACGGCATCCTGTTCGACCTCGGCGTCTCGTCGCTGCAGCTCGACCAGGTCGACCGCGGCTTCTCGTACTCGAAGGACGCCCCGCTCGACATGCGGATGGACACCACGCGCGGCATCACGGCCGAGCAGGTCGTCGCCACCTATTCGGAGAGCGAGCTCCGGCGCATCTTCACGCAGTACGGCGAGGAGAAACTCGCGGCCCGCTACGCCCGGGCCATAGTGCAGCAGCGCGAGGCCGCGCCGATCATCCGCAGTGCCCAGCTCGTCGACATCCTCAGCGACGCGACGCCCGCCGCCCTGTCGCGATCGGGTCACCCGGCCAAGCGCGTGTTCCAGGCGCTCCGGATCGAGGTGAACGCCGAGCTCGCATCGCTCGAGACGGCGCTTCCGGACGCGCTCGACCGCATCGCCGTCGGCGGCCGGATCGTGGTCCTCGCCTACCAGTCGCTGGAGGACCGCCTGGTCAAGCGGGAGCTTGCCCGCCGCTCCACGTCGACCGCTCCGGCCGGCCTCCCCGTCGAACTGCCCGAGCATCGTCCCGAGTTCCGTCTCCTCGTCCGTGGCGCCGAACTGGCGTCCGACGACGAGAAGGCCCTCAACCCCCGCGCCACACCGGTCCGCCTGCGGGCGGCCGAGCGAATCCGGAGAGCAGCATGA
- a CDS encoding peptidoglycan D,D-transpeptidase FtsI family protein, which translates to MRPSATNRGAANAGTAMTARSRRRRVSIVAAAILVLVALFVVRLIDIQVVQAATLNADAVGKRSITSPIYGDRGTIVDTNGKVLADTVLRYDITAAPKFAQGGYSTTVKGKTTHYTIEQASQQIAEATGGNTAAILKKLTASKTSLYANLIAGVDVAGYQKIESLGISWLYPVRQTARTYPNGSVAGNLIGFVNGSGAQTGLELAYDKCLAGTNGSQTYERGLDGVKLPGSTTTTKKAHDGGTLMTTIDADLQYQMQQDLDEQVKAIGASSGTVTVIKVADGSILADADSSSTDPNNPGASNTAASFQSNYEPGSVFKAMTAASLIDSGLASPASQAIVADRRDFSWGGFIGDAESHPVEHLTLAGILADSSNVGISYMGEKMSAQERYAYMLKFGLGKKSEVNFPLEGSGSLGNPNTWDKQTNYNSMFGQGVSATAVQVASIFQTLANGGVREPLKLVKGCRLADGTVIDTPTGKATRVVSDKAATDVVQMLENTIPEGTLQGMVPISGYNVSAKTGTAQIADRPGGGYGDDYIISVAGIAPSEDPQYVVLITFTKPTTLKTSFAAAPAFREIMSQVLETYRVKPSTVPAANLPDTW; encoded by the coding sequence GTGAGACCAAGCGCGACCAACCGCGGTGCGGCGAACGCCGGGACCGCCATGACGGCGCGATCGAGGCGACGCCGCGTGTCGATCGTCGCGGCCGCGATCCTGGTGCTCGTCGCCCTGTTCGTGGTGCGACTCATCGACATCCAGGTCGTCCAGGCCGCCACGCTCAACGCCGACGCCGTCGGCAAGCGCTCGATCACATCGCCGATCTACGGCGACCGCGGAACGATCGTCGACACGAACGGCAAGGTGCTCGCCGACACGGTGCTGCGCTACGACATCACGGCCGCTCCGAAGTTCGCGCAAGGCGGCTATTCGACCACGGTCAAGGGCAAGACCACCCACTACACGATCGAGCAGGCGTCGCAGCAGATCGCCGAAGCGACCGGCGGCAATACGGCGGCGATCCTCAAGAAGCTGACCGCCTCGAAGACCAGCCTCTACGCCAACCTCATCGCCGGCGTCGATGTCGCGGGCTACCAGAAGATCGAGTCGCTCGGCATCTCCTGGCTCTACCCGGTTCGCCAGACCGCGAGGACCTACCCCAACGGCTCCGTCGCCGGAAACCTCATCGGCTTCGTGAACGGCTCGGGCGCCCAGACCGGCCTCGAGCTCGCGTACGACAAGTGCCTCGCCGGCACGAACGGGTCGCAGACGTACGAGCGCGGCCTCGACGGAGTGAAGCTCCCCGGCTCCACGACGACGACGAAGAAGGCCCACGACGGCGGCACGCTGATGACGACGATCGACGCCGACCTCCAGTACCAGATGCAGCAGGATCTCGACGAACAGGTCAAGGCGATCGGCGCCTCGTCCGGCACCGTGACCGTGATCAAGGTCGCGGACGGCTCGATCCTGGCCGATGCCGACTCGTCGAGCACGGATCCGAATAACCCCGGTGCCTCGAACACGGCCGCGTCGTTCCAGAGCAACTACGAGCCGGGCTCGGTGTTCAAGGCTATGACGGCCGCGTCCCTCATCGACTCCGGCCTCGCGAGCCCCGCCAGCCAGGCGATCGTCGCCGATCGGCGTGACTTCTCGTGGGGCGGCTTCATCGGCGACGCCGAGTCGCACCCGGTCGAGCACCTGACCCTCGCCGGGATCCTGGCCGACTCGTCGAACGTCGGCATCTCGTACATGGGCGAGAAGATGAGCGCCCAGGAGCGCTACGCGTACATGCTGAAGTTCGGGCTCGGCAAGAAGTCCGAGGTGAACTTCCCGCTCGAGGGCTCGGGTTCGCTCGGCAACCCGAACACCTGGGACAAGCAGACGAACTACAACTCCATGTTCGGCCAGGGCGTGTCGGCCACGGCCGTCCAGGTCGCCAGCATCTTCCAGACGCTCGCCAACGGCGGAGTCCGCGAGCCGCTGAAGCTGGTGAAGGGCTGCCGGCTCGCCGACGGCACGGTGATCGACACGCCGACCGGCAAGGCCACCCGCGTCGTGTCCGACAAGGCGGCGACCGACGTCGTCCAGATGCTCGAGAACACGATCCCCGAGGGCACGCTCCAGGGCATGGTGCCGATCTCGGGCTACAACGTCTCCGCCAAGACCGGAACGGCGCAGATCGCCGACCGCCCGGGCGGTGGGTACGGCGACGACTACATCATCTCCGTCGCGGGAATCGCCCCGTCGGAGGACCCCCAGTACGTCGTCCTGATCACCTTCACGAAGCCGACTACGCTGAAGACCTCGTTCGCGGCCGCGCCCGCCTTCCGCGAGATAATGTCCCAGGTCCTGGAGACCTACCGGGTCAAGCCCTCCACGGTGCCGGCGGCGAACCTCCCCGATACCTGGTAG
- a CDS encoding LysM peptidoglycan-binding domain-containing protein, whose protein sequence is MNASDETRGTGGPISRTAAYRLGRSMLGTVPIVLAGTMAVTMGATGQLAADHVQPHTKRPEASPAPATTIDLSAIYRSRQTATLTADNTTADVTTDAVLETASTAPTTYTVVAGDTVASIAGRYGLSTASVLALNGLSWKSTIYPGQTLHLTSARATAAAAASVTKPHASTTGTYTIVRGDTLSSIAARHGVSTQALLDANGLGWSSIIYPGQKLRMPGASTSAPAPSSSAPSKAAAPATTTAGSSKAGSTKYTIRTGDTLSSIAKAHATTVDRLLAANGLSWSSTIYAGKQLTIPGAATTATASVGGTSTVPVSPNTLSAAQRSNALTIIRVGRALGVSDYGIVVALSAAAQESGLENLSSGDRDSVGLFQQRPSQGWGSKAQLLNTTYAAELFYGGSRNPNAGVTRGLLDIRGWSSMTVTQAAQAVQNSAYPTAYAKWEKPARLWLATL, encoded by the coding sequence ATGAATGCATCAGACGAGACACGCGGCACAGGCGGGCCGATCAGCCGGACCGCCGCCTACCGCCTGGGCAGGAGCATGCTCGGCACCGTCCCGATCGTCCTCGCCGGGACCATGGCGGTCACGATGGGCGCCACCGGACAGCTCGCCGCCGACCACGTCCAGCCTCACACGAAGCGCCCCGAGGCCTCCCCCGCTCCCGCGACCACGATCGACCTCAGCGCCATCTACCGCAGCCGGCAGACCGCGACCCTGACCGCCGACAACACCACCGCCGACGTCACGACCGACGCCGTCCTCGAGACGGCCTCGACGGCCCCCACCACCTACACCGTCGTCGCCGGCGACACCGTCGCTTCGATCGCCGGCCGCTACGGACTCTCGACCGCCTCCGTCCTCGCCCTGAACGGCCTGAGCTGGAAGTCGACCATCTACCCCGGCCAGACGCTCCACCTGACCTCCGCGCGCGCGACCGCCGCGGCCGCCGCGTCGGTGACGAAGCCGCACGCCTCGACCACCGGCACCTACACGATCGTCCGGGGCGACACCCTGTCGTCGATCGCGGCGAGGCACGGCGTGTCGACGCAGGCGCTCCTCGACGCGAACGGGCTCGGGTGGTCGAGCATCATCTACCCGGGGCAGAAGCTGAGGATGCCGGGTGCGTCGACCTCGGCTCCTGCGCCCTCGTCGTCGGCCCCGTCGAAGGCGGCCGCGCCCGCGACGACGACCGCGGGCTCGTCGAAGGCGGGCTCGACCAAATACACGATCCGCACGGGTGACACGCTCTCGTCGATCGCCAAGGCGCACGCCACCACCGTCGACCGGCTGCTGGCCGCGAACGGCCTGAGCTGGTCGAGCACGATCTACGCCGGCAAGCAGCTGACGATCCCGGGCGCCGCGACCACGGCGACGGCGTCGGTCGGCGGAACGAGCACCGTGCCGGTCAGCCCGAACACGCTCTCGGCGGCGCAGCGCTCCAACGCGCTCACCATCATCCGCGTCGGCCGCGCGCTCGGCGTCAGCGACTACGGCATCGTCGTCGCGCTCTCGGCCGCCGCGCAGGAGTCCGGGCTCGAGAACCTCTCTTCCGGCGACCGCGACTCGGTCGGCCTGTTCCAGCAGCGTCCCAGCCAGGGCTGGGGCTCGAAGGCGCAGCTGCTCAACACGACCTACGCCGCCGAGCTGTTCTACGGCGGCTCGCGGAACCCGAACGCGGGCGTCACCCGCGGGCTCCTGGACATCCGCGGATGGTCGTCGATGACCGTGACCCAGGCGGCCCAGGCCGTGCAGAACTCGGCCTACCCCACCGCCTACGCCAAGTGGGAGAAGCCCGCGCGCCTCTGGCTCGCGACGCTGTAG
- the mraZ gene encoding division/cell wall cluster transcriptional repressor MraZ gives MFLGTYAPRLDEKGRIILPAKYRDELAPGLVMTRGQERCVYVFPRGEFEELHQTIRKAPITSKEARDYLRMFMSGASDEIPDKQNRVTIPANLRTYANLDRDVTVIGMGNRVEIWDTEAWSTYSAEQEGSFADITEEVIPGLF, from the coding sequence GTGTTCCTCGGTACCTACGCACCTCGCCTCGACGAGAAAGGCCGCATCATCCTTCCTGCGAAGTACCGCGACGAACTGGCCCCCGGCCTGGTGATGACGCGCGGGCAGGAGCGCTGCGTCTACGTCTTCCCGCGGGGCGAGTTCGAAGAGCTGCACCAGACGATCCGCAAGGCGCCGATCACGAGCAAAGAGGCTCGCGACTACCTGCGCATGTTCATGTCGGGCGCCTCCGACGAGATCCCCGACAAGCAGAACCGGGTCACGATCCCGGCCAACCTGCGCACCTACGCGAACCTCGACCGCGACGTCACGGTCATCGGCATGGGCAACCGCGTCGAGATCTGGGACACCGAGGCATGGTCCACGTACTCCGCCGAGCAGGAGGGCTCGTTCGCCGACATCACCGAGGAGGTGATTCCGGGCCTGTTCTGA
- a CDS encoding Rv2175c family DNA-binding protein encodes MTDLSSRPWFDDVDWLTLPDVAERLGTTASRVRRLLEDRILVGARIDGVRKVPAVFLVGGEPLHELKGTLTVLADNGFDDDESLDWLLSDEESLGTSPVAALLAGRKAEVRRVAQSLL; translated from the coding sequence GTGACTGACCTCTCATCGCGTCCCTGGTTCGACGACGTCGACTGGCTCACGCTCCCCGACGTCGCCGAGCGGCTCGGCACCACCGCGAGCCGCGTCCGCAGGCTCCTCGAAGACCGGATCCTCGTCGGCGCCCGCATCGACGGCGTCCGCAAGGTGCCGGCCGTCTTCCTCGTCGGCGGCGAGCCCCTCCACGAGCTCAAGGGCACCCTCACTGTCCTCGCCGACAACGGCTTCGACGACGACGAGTCGCTCGACTGGCTGCTCAGCGACGAGGAGTCGCTCGGCACGAGCCCCGTCGCGGCGCTGCTCGCAGGCCGGAAGGCCGAGGTGCGTCGCGTGGCGCAGAGCCTCCTTTAG
- a CDS encoding DUF3040 domain-containing protein produces the protein MPLSEQEQRLLEEMERSLYNNDSDFVTTMGSRRGRPSYAMVILGILAALVGVGVIVAGVAFRQPLIGVAGFVVLLAGALFAIAPPRRRHGLLGPAPVPPHASTKGRGRSNRGSMMDRMNERWDRRQHGDER, from the coding sequence ATGCCACTTTCCGAACAGGAGCAGCGGCTGCTCGAAGAGATGGAGCGCAGCCTCTACAACAACGACTCCGACTTCGTCACCACCATGGGCTCGCGTCGAGGGCGACCGAGCTACGCGATGGTGATCCTCGGAATCCTCGCTGCTCTCGTGGGCGTCGGCGTGATCGTCGCCGGTGTCGCGTTCCGCCAGCCGCTCATCGGTGTCGCCGGCTTCGTCGTCCTCCTCGCGGGCGCGCTCTTCGCGATCGCCCCGCCGCGTCGTCGCCACGGCCTGCTCGGCCCGGCCCCCGTTCCTCCCCACGCCTCCACCAAGGGTCGTGGCCGGTCGAACCGCGGCTCGATGATGGACCGCATGAACGAGCGCTGGGATCGCCGTCAGCACGGCGACGAGCGCTAG
- a CDS encoding polyprenyl synthetase family protein: MAESTRLVDVVQERIDTFLAGQRPHLAAIAGDLDPFARFSADLLHGGKRFRALFCYWGWQSVAGLATGSDLLADEPDREQLASVVTASAGLEFFHAAALVHDDIMDNSDTRRGLPAAHKRFQELHRDGSFDGDPVSFGTSGGLLFGDLLLSWSDELVSEAFDSLANRDAARAARAEFNRMRTEVTVGQYLDILEEGAWRTVDEAEQLTRAQRVIVYKSAKYSIEAPLTIGASMGGGSQEQVNALRRFGLPLGIAYQLRDDLLGVFGDPSVTGKPAGDDLREGKRTVLIATARASLPSTAVRLLDELLGDPDLDEAQVSMLQATIRESGAVDAIEESIAEQVGKARAAIEAAPLTPSARAQLSQLAETVTRRSA, from the coding sequence GTGGCTGAGAGTACGCGGTTAGTAGACGTCGTTCAAGAGCGGATCGACACCTTTCTGGCCGGGCAGAGGCCGCACCTCGCGGCCATCGCCGGCGACCTGGATCCGTTCGCCCGGTTCTCGGCCGACCTGCTGCACGGCGGCAAGCGGTTCCGCGCTCTCTTCTGCTATTGGGGCTGGCAGTCGGTGGCCGGTCTGGCCACCGGGTCCGACCTCCTCGCCGACGAACCCGACCGCGAGCAGCTCGCCAGCGTGGTGACCGCGTCCGCCGGTCTCGAGTTCTTCCACGCGGCCGCGCTGGTCCACGACGACATCATGGACAACTCCGACACCCGGCGCGGACTGCCCGCGGCGCACAAGCGCTTCCAGGAGCTCCACCGCGACGGCTCGTTCGACGGCGACCCGGTCTCGTTCGGCACCTCGGGCGGCCTCCTCTTCGGCGACCTCCTTCTCTCGTGGAGCGACGAGCTGGTCTCCGAGGCCTTCGACTCGCTCGCGAACCGCGACGCCGCGCGGGCTGCACGCGCCGAGTTCAACCGCATGCGCACCGAGGTCACCGTCGGCCAGTACCTCGACATCCTCGAGGAGGGCGCCTGGCGAACCGTCGACGAGGCCGAGCAGCTCACCCGGGCCCAGCGCGTCATCGTCTACAAGTCGGCGAAGTACTCGATCGAGGCCCCCCTCACCATCGGCGCGTCCATGGGCGGTGGGTCGCAGGAGCAGGTGAACGCCCTCCGGCGATTCGGCCTCCCCCTCGGCATCGCCTACCAGCTCCGCGACGACCTCCTCGGCGTCTTCGGCGACCCGTCGGTGACCGGAAAGCCCGCCGGCGACGACCTGCGGGAGGGCAAGCGCACCGTGCTCATCGCCACCGCGCGTGCGTCGTTGCCCTCGACCGCGGTCCGGCTGCTCGACGAGCTGCTCGGCGACCCCGACCTCGACGAGGCGCAGGTGTCGATGCTGCAGGCGACCATCCGCGAGTCGGGTGCGGTCGACGCGATCGAGGAGTCGATCGCGGAGCAGGTCGGCAAGGCGCGCGCGGCGATCGAGGCGGCCCCGCTCACTCCGAGCGCGCGGGCGCAGCTCTCGCAGCTGGCCGAGACCGTGACGCGCCGGAGCGCGTGA